From the Accumulibacter sp. genome, one window contains:
- a CDS encoding DUF6804 family protein — protein sequence MPVGVIYACAALLFVGAAPLPYGYYTLLRLVACGVFAFAAFVAADRKHRVLPWVFGLAALLFNPIVKVHLSKELWALVDIAAAILLLATAKKVKTDA from the coding sequence ATGCCCGTTGGAGTTATCTACGCCTGTGCCGCCCTGCTCTTCGTTGGCGCAGCGCCTCTCCCTTACGGCTACTACACCTTGCTACGGCTGGTCGCGTGCGGCGTCTTTGCATTTGCTGCGTTCGTCGCAGCCGATAGAAAGCACAGGGTTCTTCCTTGGGTCTTCGGCTTGGCGGCACTACTGTTCAATCCAATCGTGAAGGTGCATCTCTCAAAGGAGTTGTGGGCGCTCGTTGATATTGCCGCCGCTATCCTGCTCCTTGCGACCGCCAAGAAGGTGAAAACAGATGCATAA